AGCCACAATGGCATCGTTGTCGGAACTGCCAGCCACCGTATCGCCGCTATCGGAACCAACGACTTGAGTTTCGCCAAGGGTTTCCAGGTCGATTTGCTGGCTGCTGGTTTCTAGCTGGAAGAACTCGTTGCGTTCAAAACTCAGAGAAGCCGACGTGGTGGTACTCCAGAACAGATTGAGTTGGCTGGAAGTTTCGAGAACCACCGATCCAGCGATCGCACCTTCACCGCTTTCATCGCCGCCAATGAAGACACCGCCAGCATTGCGAATTTCGATGATGGTTTCTTGCGATAGGGAAGTAAACGGAGAATCTGTATCCCCGTCGTCGTCACCATCATCATCGTCACCATCGGAAACCTGGGTCAACCTAGCAAACAGCGACGCAATATCGAAACTTTCTTCTGGCGAATCAAAGCCACTTTCCGTGGTTTCGCCGCCGTCTTGGGAAAACCCAAGCAGTTCCATGGTGAAGACATCGCCATCTACTTCAAAAGTTTGCGGCGACAAGCCGCTGCTGGAGAATCGCAAACGGTCGGCATCTTCCACAGGATCGCCAGTTTCGTTGGGAGTATTGAGAATATTGAAGAAGAAATTGAAGGCTTCCGGGTCTTCTTGAGTTCCTTCAATATCCAAAATCACATCCAAACCAAAATCCCCGTCGAAGCCAGTGCCACCTTCAATCGTACCGTTGCGATAGAAGATTTGACCGACCTTAAACGGTTCTCCTGGTTCGGCAGCAAATAAGTTGGTACCGTCAAACTGCAAGACACTGTTAAAGCTATCGGAAACCGCTTCTCCCCATTCAAAGCGATTGTCGGTACCGCCGTTGCGGTCGGAAATGTCAATAACGGCTTGCGATTGCGGGTTTTCTGGTTGGGAGAACTCGCCAGCAGATGTACCGATAACGTAGGTTGTCGAGGTACTGCCGTTGCTGTCGTCGTCAGATCCGTTACCGTTTTCCCCGGTCATGTCGTC
This window of the Geitlerinema sp. PCC 9228 genome carries:
- a CDS encoding choice-of-anchor K domain-containing protein, which codes for MKTQMSQQVLSEEEKNGSTVVSDEGEVTILDDDDDDDDDDDDDDDDDDDDDDDGDTPSNGSGSDDMTGENGNGSDDDSNGSTSTTYVIGTSAGEFSQPENPQSQAVIDISDRNGGTDNRFEWGEAVSDSFNSVLQFDGTNLFAAEPGEPFKVGQIFYRNGTIEGGTGFDGDFGLDVILDIEGTQEDPEAFNFFFNILNTPNETGDPVEDADRLRFSSSGLSPQTFEVDGDVFTMELLGFSQDGGETTESGFDSPEESFDIASLFARLTQVSDGDDDDGDDDGDTDSPFTSLSQETIIEIRNAGGVFIGGDESGEGAIAGSVVLETSSQLNLFWSTTTSASLSFERNEFFQLETSSQQIDLETLGETQVVGSDSGDTVAGSSDNDAIVAGDGNDDVSGSDGNDVIIGSDGNDNLEGTTGSNTINGNRGDDTITGGNGVDILRGGQGNDEIDGGDGNDILLGDLGEDTLIGGNGSDTYILRSELESGSSTDIIADFEAGSDRIGLTVQTQLVFEVTDFNGDGSQDVAIQLQSGTTIGYVLDTSNTTQVESATLQVPEEDFAL